GCTTGCAGCTGAGCTCTGGGTCACGGAGGGGGCTGTGCTGGCTTTACCCTGCCTGCAGCATACAGTGATGGCTCTCTTCCTATACAAAAAAGGGGAGGGAGCCATCAGTCTGCAGGATGTGGGAGGGAAAAGCCAGCATGGCCCCCTCTGACTCAGAGCTCAACTCCAAGCCAAACTTCAGGAACCGGTGACCGAATTCCTTTAGGGAGCAATTGTAGCCTAGACAGGGCATCCACTTTGACATGACTGATGACTACTGCTGTAAGGTCATTTTTGTAACTGTCTGCTGACTTgaacaatatttgtctcacagcttttgtatccggatgaagatctgaccaatattaatactacagagacaaatgtgaggggcgatcagcggtgtaaagaggggattcctacaggtaaccgcccaggtaaGTAGTAACAACTAAATACAGCTgagaggagtcacagattctcctcggtcacaTTCTTATCTCTCAGCTGGGAGGGAATGCGGTTTCTTAGAATCCCACtcccttacattgtactgtagattATACAATCCCGCAGTGTGTGATCTCACCGTAATACTCTTCCAGTTGCCATAAATGGGCACAATTGGGAAACAGATTCCGAGTAGTTTCATCCTAATATAACGTCTGAGCCGATTATAAGGGGGTTGGAGATAAAGTAACGGCTTACAGATGTGTTTTCTAATGGTTTCAAAGAGTTTGTTCAGAATCAGGAAGAGTCAGACCGCCATCAGGGCAGAATAAATGGTTACAGAGGCCCCCGCTGACTGCTGGCTGCTGCCTGCCTGTCAATAAAGATGTCAatatgtcctgagcccagtcagtGATCGCCAGCACTCTGCACACTAGCTGTAGGAATTATATCTCGGGGGGGTTGGATCCCTTTAAGGAGCCCCCCAGTGGTCAATGACAGGTTACTCTGCTTCCCGCTGGCCATTCTGCTCATCACCTCCCACTAAAGACTCAAACCCCATCCCCCACCCGTCCCCTGGGGCTCTCATTAATCTCATTATATAGGAGCCCAATATATCTCATGGCAGCTCTGTGTAATGGTCAGGGGCTGGCTGGCAAAATTTAGCCTGTAGGGCAGGAATATATCACATGCCAATGAGTAGCGGCCCAACataggggtgcgttcacacacagTGGGTTTTCTGCATCTTATTTCACATATCAATCTTCACCACTAGCGcatattttgatgtggatctgcatcaaACTTCGCTCCTTCAATTGAAatggtgaaatcagctgcagatctgtgGTAAAATCCACATCATATAGTGTGgactttgatgcagattttggtgcggacccGCAGCAGGATCTAACAGTGGAAACCTGCAATGCAGTTGACCACATAACATACTGGCATAATTACATGACTACTGACCGCAGTCGGTGAGCACAGTCTGGTTGTGTGTGACCGGCCACAATGTGTCCTTTCATCCTTCTTTATCTAACAGGAATTGGAGCCgcagaaccaaccttagtacatgaatacagcaccaggaccaaggtcataacataattacagcaccagaaccaagcttagtgatgcacatagatgcaataccagaacaaagctcagtacattaatacagcaccaaagCCAAGCTCTGTGCACTTATATAGTACCAAGAACTGTGTTTCCACTTTATATGACTATTTTCAGACGAGCGCATTAAGGGCACATTTTACAAATGTGTCCCAGCTCGACTGCAGGTCTACAGACCAGAGCTTGCAGTATGACAGTCAACCATGAAGTAAGCTAGCTGCAAGTATTAACCGGGGCATACAAGGAGCCCATGGGGCCCCAGAGCAAAACCCAGAATGCCTCCTCCCTCCCCATGGATAAATATAATATATGTTCTTCTCTCTAGGCCCAGACTGCCACTAAGATTTCTTGCAGCCAAAACTTGCTTCAGCCCACTCCCCCCAGcaagctgctgctgccgccactagTGAACTTTTCAATGCCCCCCCAATAATATGCCCACTGTGGTCCCACTGCATAGCTATGTCCCACGTTGTGATCTCACTTTATGGAATAGTGCCCCTGCTGTGGGCTCAGTTAGTAATGTGACTCCCTTTGAGGTTCGAATTAATTATGTGACCCCACTTTGTGCTCTCAATTATTATTATGATCTCCCTCTGTTCCCCTAATCAGTGGCATAACTAGAGTCATATGGGACCCAGAATAAACTTTTAAATATCAAAAAATATAATTCCATATCATGTTCATCTCCAAGTGGCTTCATCATCCTCCCATGTCCCCCAGACAACTCCCAACATCCTCCATGATCCTGCAAACAGTCCTTATCATCCCCCAAACAACCCCAATCCTCATGTACCTAACCAGCCCCCATCATACTCCACTCTCCCCCAACAGCACCCATCATCTTCCATTGCCTCCGTCATCCACAGGTTCACAGTGTGACCTTGCTTCTTTTCCCCAGTGCCGTCACTCAGACTGCAGTGAACGCTGGAGCCGGGGAGGGAGGAAGGAGGTCACTCTGTCAGCCTGTGAGAGAGAGCGGGACATGGCAGTACCGTGAATAAGACTGTCAGCACTAGTAGCAGCAGGTGACGCCATAGCTTTAAGAGCGCTAAACTAGGTGGCCGTAAGATTGTGCAGTTGCCACACGCCTCCCTGCCCTGGCCTCGTCCCAGTCTGATGTGACAGCATATAGAATTATATGTACTAAGCTGTTTTATAGATGAGCAGCTCTGTATTTGCTGTACGCCGTGTGTTACTGACAtccggcttcatgggagattttatatgAGTTCTTAATGGAAAAACAGAAACTGATCAACGTAcagaaatggccgaactccatctgtatggaatatactaTTTCTGTAGCTTTGGTTCGGAGAGCTATCAGGGACCGGAAGCCGGTTTCATGCTCCTTTTACAGAACCCGCAGGACCCCTATGTTATTCATGAAAGTCCTGTTAGTTACTTGTAAGTCCTGATTCACATCTgtagtttttggtgatgttttctgcactgacAATCTCTTGGTAtttaagtgagctgcaaaccaagTGACCGATTAGAGAGTGATTCTCACTCACTCTGTCAGGACCCGTAATGCCTATTTTGAGTGATTACTCCAGcgactgtcagcctgtgtaaaagcacccttagatgatgattacattttgctacatgacttgttatttgtatagaaatgttataaaatatcagtaTCATTTATAAGGTTTATAATATTAAAGAATAATctgctttattcttggcagatgacggaaCTAGAAGCTCAGAGGGAgatctgatatctgcagattgtgaagcagaggattgtggtatcacacaagatacatatgaagaacctgccattatcccagatatcccctcagcccttcacagcaaagatccatcattcAATCTTCctatacaggtcccatcttctgatttATCACAGACTGATAGGCAAGAGAAATGTCTCAGAAGGGGAGAACATCAAAGAgctcacacagggaagaagccgtattcatgttcagaatatgGGGAATGTTTTACAGAGGAATCACATCtcgttagacatcagagaaatcacactggAAAGAAGCAGTTTTCTTGTtccgaatgtggaaaatgttttgcagggaaatcaaagctagttcagcatcagagaattcacacaggagagaagccattttcttgttcagaatgtgggaaatctttttcaACTAATTCATACCTTGTTAAACATCAtataattcacacaggagagaagccattttcttgttcagaatgtgggaaatgtttttcaagGCAATCACAGGTAAGTagccatcagagaattcacacacaagataaaccattttcttgttcagaatgtgggaaatgtttttcaagCCAATCAAACCTTATTAAACAtcaaagaagtcacacaggagagaaaccgtttgcttgttcagaatgtgggaaatgttttgcacagaaatctgaccttgttatacatcagagaattcacacaggagagaagaggttttcttgttcagaatgtgagaaatgttttatagtgaaatcagaccttgttaaacatcagagaattcacacaggagagaagccgttttcttgtttagaatgtggaaaatgttttgcagtgaaatcaaggCTAGTTAAGCATCAGagcattcacacaggagagaagccgttttcttgctcagaatgtgggaaatgtttttcaagGCAATCACAGGTAAGTagccatcagagaattcacacacaagataaaccattttcttgttcagaatgtgggaaatgtttttcaagccaatcacaccttattaaacatcagagaagtcacacaggagagaaaccgttttcttgctcagaatgtgggaaatgttttgcacagaaatctgaccttgttatacatcagagaattcacacaggagagaagaggttttcttgttcagaatgtgagaaatgttttatagTGAAATCAGACCTCGTTAAacaccagagaattcacacaggagagaagccgttttcttgtttagaatgtggaaaatgttttgcagtgaaatcaaggCTAGTTAAGCATCAGagcattcacacaggagagaagccgttttcttgctcagaatgtgggaaatgttttgcacagaaatctgaccttgttatacatcagagaattcacacaggagagaagaggttttcttgttcagaatgtgagaaatgttttatagTGAAATtagaccttgttaaacatcagagacatcacacaggagagaagccgttttcttgtttagaatgtggaaaatgttttgcagtgaaatcaaggCTAGTTAAGCATCAGagcattcacacaggagagaagctgttttcttgctcagaatgtgggaaatcttttgcaCAGAAATCAGTCCTTGTTGATCATAGGAGAATTCACatgggagagaagccattttcttgttcagaatgtgggaaatgctttgcacAGAAACCcgtccttgttaaacatcagagacttcacacaggagagaagccatttttttgttcagaatgtgggaaatgttttacattgaAATCAGACCtcgttatacatcagagaagtcacacaggagagaagccgttttcttgttcagaatgtgggaaatgttttacaaggaAATCAGCCCTCgttgatcatcagagaagtcacacaggagagaagccattttcctgttcagaatgtgggaaatgttatacAGGGAAATCAAAGCTAGTTCGGCATCAGAAATGTCACACAACAAAGTAGCCATTttgatgttcagaatgtgggaaatattttacttaTTAATCATATTTACTGCTACATCAAAAAGTTCacgcaggagagaagccattttttaaaatctgtttttGTCAAAccatacaaaaaaatgtaaaaggtaAAGTGACATGCACAAAAGGGGAAGTTATTTACATCACTAAATGATGAgtaagaaatgtatgtaattaccaataaacatctgttatccagaaacaaatagcatccagataacccacctttatatcagccgtgtacatagaatatttcacactgatacatataactgcgtCTCTAAACTTGTCTCTAACTGTTCATAAAAGTTTACTTGTAtaacttacatgtttgtatttgggccgatctttcttcttcctttagatgatgtttcctcagaactgatggagatgagggagagcTGGTACCCATTATGTGTATAAGTAGTGAGGGGGGAATCACTGCCGATCCCGGACTTTGTGGAGTTTGTTAGGACATTTTTTGGTTTTGAGAATGATCCTTTCATAAATAATAACTATAAGAATCGTATTCCACCACTGAGCCCAGCAAGggcgtctcccctccatctcatcactatagggtcatagactaggaagagtcgcacacagtaatatacagctgtgatcacatgggaaaggttctacaacttcagtgtaacatATCAGACTTTATTTATACAGGACTATACAACTTGGGGTACACAGCCTGATAACTCATGGGTCCTACGCAGTTCATGTTCAGGTGAGCTCTTAACATGCCAGGTTTCAAGAGAGCCAAGAGTTTTATACATAAGTGACAACTTGGGAAAGCTGGTCGGCATAATAGTTCATAACGGTTGCAAACATTTACAGATCAGGTAGATACTGCCAACAGAAATACATAAGATCTTAAATCAAGCCTTGCTAAccattttctttcctgcatggttcaagtagccggctcaagtttgactcagccttccatccttctgaggttgggaaaatgagcacccagctttggtagggggtaataaataaattacatgaaagcgctgcagaataggttggctctatacaaataccaagatgtattttattttttaaagccaaACAGAACCCGGGCACACATCACCGTAATCCTGTAAGACTCATGTAGTAAAGGTTTTTTGTGCCAATCACCTCCATAAGAGTTCAGATTAACTCATTTTAATGGCTATAATGTGTAAAGAAGATGTATTGAAGGAAGGGTTTTGGATGAAATGTTGTGATGTGTCATTCAGCCAATATGTGTTCTTTGTATTTTATAGGCATTACAGGGTTAATTTCCCCTCCTGGGGAGGTGATTGGCACAGGAAACTATTGGTACGTGAGTTTCCTGGATTATGGAGTTGTGTGCCCGGGTTCCGTTAGGCGTGAATGCTAAGTATATGATCTTATGTATTTGTACTGACAATATCTGCCCAATCTCAGATTTATATTTTCACTTTCTGTGGTGAAAGTAAATGTTTgcaccctgatatggactattgtgCCGGAGCGGCTCTTCCAAGTTACATTTTTGAAACAACAGATTGAACCTAATTCTTCTttattatttacactgggaagagcccactaactaattttaaacataaaatataacttttattcagtctgttaaaaattgagctccctgacaaacatacacagatatatatcaatctaaatgatcaatttacgatcagtaaagtatcaacactgtagttccaatatcaatagattctgttggtggacaaaaagtatataaattatgcacgatcaacttgtttttgtgtatcgtgcagaaattaatttattctcccacagtcgacgcgtttcttcagtcacctccaacctgtgactgattcatcaggatggggagacagtatattacagaaataggtccactttgatgatggatagtgaggatgtattaatgTACTGACAAtacttatcaaaaactcccttttttttttttttttttttccccttgtggatttttatatagtacgggagttttcttttccccaaaatttgatgatacttgtgttgcaaatggtctgaattatgatattagttggtttcagctcagtacttgaagtatccagcccagattgatttaggtttaatcatggttaacggatgccacCCGAGCTaaatctctaaccacattaatgatatcattcaggaatcatgtggttacgataatacacggactggcatccaactgatgtatgtatcttcactgtgactctgttagactaatggtcatcagtgtgatcttattccataaattattctagtaacttactggggtacttctgtatagctgtccctgatgtttgtttataaaccatcagtaagtagctaacagatgttacacagctacttgaaatgtttttatataggcggtcataaacacagttgggcctcaatattatgagcccattgataaactgtgttatcattagtgtccttagtgcagctttaggttagtctaagtcaaaagagctagatactttggctcaattgcagtgactgaacactaaagctgacttagtttgctgcccagatcactaaagagaCCTCAGTCggtctgtcagtttattgtgggacattgatcccagCGGTTGCACATGCTGTGCTGTGGGGGAATGGTTGGagggtgctatcagatatcacatccgattccagtactatgttacagctctctttagtgatctgggcagcaaactaagtcagctttagtgttcagtcactgcaattgagccaaagtatctagctcttttgacttagactaacctaaagctgcactaaggacactaatgataacacagtttatcaatgggctcataatattgaggcccaactgtgtttatgaccgcctatataaaaacatttcaagtagctgtgtaacatctgttagctacttactgatggtttataaacaaacatcagggacagctacacagaagtaccccagtaagttactagaataatttatggaataagatcacactgatgaccattagtctaacagagtcacagtgaagatacatacatcagttggatgccagtccgtgtattatcgtaaccacatgattcctgaatgatatcattaatgtggttagagatctagctcggatggcatccgttaaccatgattaaacctaaatcaatctgggctggatacttcaagtactgagctgaaaccaattaatatcataattcagaccatttgcaacacaagtatcatcaaattttggggaaaagaaaactcccgtactatataaaaatccacaagaaaaaaaagggagtttttgataagtgattaatacatcctcactatccatcatcaaagtggacctatttctgtaatatactgtctccccatcctgatgaatcagtcacaggttggaggtgactgaagaaacgcgtcgactgtgggagaataaattaatttctgcacgatacacaaaaacaagttgatcgtgcataatttatatactttttgtccaccaacagaatctattgatattggaactacagtgttgatactttactgatcgtaaattgatcatttagattgatatatatctgtgtatgtttgtcagggagctcaatttttaacagagtgaataaaagttatattttatgtttaaaattagttagtgggctcttcccagtgtaaataattaagtttaaaaagaaccctactgtcacagtgattagtaATTCTTCTTTATTGATTTAATTAAAACAGCCAGGATTGACGGGTTTCGGGGATGCAGACCCTTCCTTAGAAATGGCTGGGTAaagtacaaagtgcaataattAAGATAGGAGAACAAATAgagtaaaataaataatgaagagaaaggagaagagaTGCATAAAAAGTACAAATCATCAATGGAGAGTAAAAGTAACAAACAGAATATATGCTCAGGGGTTTaccatattaatttatatagttAGTGTGATTTGGTAAACagactatctatatatataaagctgaaagccctcactcactcactcactgactgactgactgactgactgactcgccaaaagttctccaacttcccgatgtcgtagaaacatgaaatttggcagaagcatagattatctccaaaatagtaacagctaatgggtcccaactccattattcaattctatgcgcaaaagaattagcgtccaaattttacgtgcagaatctaattttctcactttatggtgtcatagaaacgtgaattttggcacaagcattgattacgtcataaataggaaaagttcataggtcccaactcgattattcaattctagcgcaaaagaattggtgtcgaaattttacgtgcggaatgtaattttttcactttccggtgtcatagaaatgggaaatttggcacgagcattgattatgtcataaataagaaaagctaatgggtcccaacttgattattcaattctatgcgcaaaagaattggcatagaaattttacgtgcagaatgtaattttctcactttccggtgtcagaaacgtgaaatttggcacgagcattaattatgtcataaataggaaaagcggggGCGTGTCCTAGCAAGCAAGGAGTGAGGACGCACCGTGCTTCGCTCCTCCACAAAACCTCTGTTTTCAGCCCTTTTTTGGCCCAAAGCAGAGACCCAAACAGGATCAGACTGTgacacagcacctggggacccaccagaactcGCCCCGAGGCGATAGCTCACCCAGAAAATCTCTGCCGCCGGGAAGGAGCCGGAGAACCGCGGCCCAgcacagcagccccccacccgACGGGACCCGCGCTCAGAGACACTTGGCGGGGAGCACCTGCGGAGCCCCAGACAAGGGAGAGCGGCATAAGGTACTTTCACCCTGCACACAGAGAGGAGGCTTCTTCATCCTCAGAGCCCTCGCTCCTATTGCGACTCCCCTGAAGCCACACCGCCCCGCTGCCAACCTGCAACCCGACTGCGCATATAATTAATCTCCCGCTGGTCTGGTCCCTCCTGCTCTGTggaagtgacagtctgcaggatacTACAGGCGGGCACGTCTGGAGACCGGTGCTCAGCTCCTGTCCCTCCACGTGGCAGCAGCCACCTTGCCCCCCTCCCCGAAGCAATCAGGCtgcccagtacataaataaaaataaaataaaaggaagCTGGAGAGAAATCCCCATCCCCAAAGCAGTACTTACGATTGCAGGAGCCCAGCAGCACAGCGGAGATTCTCCGGGACTCTCAGACCACGGCAGGCTCCTTAACAGTCACTGCAATTCATCCTCTa
This region of Eleutherodactylus coqui strain aEleCoq1 chromosome 5, aEleCoq1.hap1, whole genome shotgun sequence genomic DNA includes:
- the LOC136629113 gene encoding zinc finger protein 271-like, with translation MIELSKMEKDRNKMAESVLNLTLDILFQLTGEDYTVVKKTSSDGCRAPVCDGWEKPLSPIPVLPPHPLIHEDINVQKILELANKMIELLTGEVPIRCQDVAVYFSMEEWEYLEGHKDLYKDTIMEDHQPLPSPVPSSKRSPPERCPRPLLPQDHQTLYQDEDLTDINTTETNVRGDQQCKEGIPTGNHTDGLMEGNPSEECPSSLYSQNSPEEKPSVPENQQLLYPDEDLTNINTTETNVRGDQRCKEGIPTGNRPDDGTRSSEGDLISADCEAEDCGITQDTYEEPAIIPDIPSALHSKDPSFNLPIQVPSSDLSQTDRQEKCLRRGEHQRAHTGKKPYSCSEYGECFTEESHLVRHQRNHTGKKQFSCSECGKCFAGKSKLVQHQRIHTGEKPFSCSECGKSFSTNSYLVKHHIIHTGEKPFSCSECGKCFSRQSQVSSHQRIHTQDKPFSCSECGKCFSSQSNLIKHQRSHTGEKPFACSECGKCFAQKSDLVIHQRIHTGEKRFSCSECEKCFIVKSDLVKHQRIHTGEKPFSCLECGKCFAVKSRLVKHQSIHTGEKPFSCSECGKCFSRQSQVSSHQRIHTQDKPFSCSECGKCFSSQSHLIKHQRSHTGEKPFSCSECGKCFAQKSDLVIHQRIHTGEKRFSCSECEKCFIVKSDLVKHQRIHTGEKPFSCLECGKCFAVKSRLVKHQSIHTGEKPFSCSECGKCFAQKSDLVIHQRIHTGEKRFSCSECEKCFIVKLDLVKHQRHHTGEKPFSCLECGKCFAVKSRLVKHQSIHTGEKLFSCSECGKSFAQKSVLVDHRRIHMGEKPFSCSECGKCFAQKPVLVKHQRLHTGEKPFFCSECGKCFTLKSDLVIHQRSHTGEKPFSCSECGKCFTRKSALVDHQRSHTGEKPFSCSECGKCYTGKSKLVRHQKCHTTK